The region TTGCCCTCCTTCTGGTGTTAATGGTCTTAAAACTCCTTCAATACCGTCATAATCGTATGTTGTAATATATATATTCCAACCAGATAAATCGTTTGTTTCGAGCACTGACAAAGGAATAAAAAAAGTAATGGTATTTTCTTTCTTATTAACTTGAGCTTCTGGAGAAGGGGTTACTGGATCTCCAAATTTTTCTGCAGATGCATTATTAGCACTATATAAATAAATACCCCAACCTGTTGCCCACATACCATAATTCCAATCATACCCATCTGGCATAGTAGCATTTTGAAGAGGTAATTCAATTATTCCTGGTTTACTTGGATCATCAAAGAAAATTTGGAAAGTTACATGGTCAAATCCGTTTGCAGGAGTCCAGGAATCGGTAACCGTATCCATAGTTATTATCATTCTTAACATAGTACCTATTTGAACTAACTCAACTTTTCTAATGTCCATTTGACTACTAAAAGTTGAATCTTTGGGATAAAAGTAAGTTCCATAAGGTCCTTTATCATCCCCTTTAGGATCTTCAACTACCTTCAAGGAAATCATTGGAATATCAAAGTTTACGGTATATTCTTTAGAGTATTCAACTATCATAGGTGTTTTACCATATGCCTTAGCAATTATTTTATGTGTCCCAGGAGTAAAATCGGAGATATTTATGGTTACTTCCCAAGGTTCATTTATGCCTTGTTTTAAATCTATTTTAGCATACTCTTTTTCCTCACCATCTACGATAATTCTTACTGATTTTGCTCCGGAAGCTGTACCAGTTAACACAAAATTATCAGTAAATGTATTATTTTCAGATAAATTATTTATCTCTACAGAGATTCCACTTTTGGCTACCTCTTCTTTTTGGTCTGTCACTTCAAAAATTCCTAAAGATTTAGCATTTAATAAAATATTATAAGGATTTGAATATACTATCTCTTTATTAACCATATTATTTACAACTAAAGGTCTTAGTACACTCCCATCTTCTATATTGAAATCCATTCCTGTTGCGTGTTTCTTATTAGAAGAAGTATTCATCATCACAATATACATTTTTGAATCATCAAATATTTTATAAACTAAAGGACCCGGCCCTAGATCATCTGAGAACAAAACTTCTATCTTTCCATGCTTAAAGGTTGGTGTGTTTTTTCTCAATTCTGACAGCTCTTTTATAAATTGAAAAGTAGGTGTATTTATATCGTAATGATCTTGACCTCCAGAAGCAAAACCATTTGCAAACATCGTAGCTCTAGTTTCTATAAAATTCTGTTCTGTTCCATAATAAATGGTAGGAATACCTGGAATAGTAAAAATTAGAGATAAAGCTTGCTTAAGACTATTAATATCTGAAGCTTTTAAAAATCTATCCATATCATGATTATCAACAAAAGTAACCATTCTTGCAGGATTACTGTACATTATTTCTCTTTGTTCAAGACGATATTTTATATAAGAAGTAGGTTTTCCTTCTTTAAATACTCTTTTTATATCTGTATGAAGAGGAAAATCTAGCATCGAGTTAAATCCCCAATTAAAAAATTGTTCTATTTCCTTCTCAGCATCATTTGAAAAGGGCATAGGATTAAGCCAAGCTTCTCCATAAGTTAAAAAATCATTTTTTCCTAATTCTGAAGCAACCTCAAAAATACCTTTTTCTCCTTCAAGAAACTCTGGCCAAAATTCAGGTTCAACATAAATTGCAGTATCTATTCTAAAACCATCTACATCAGCTTCTTTAATCCAAAATGAATAGGAATCTTTTAAAGCTTCTATAACAATCGGATTTTCGGTATTTAAATCATCTAAATCAGAAAATTCTGTATTATATCGATTTGGTTCTTTTACTTCTGAAGGCCAATGATATATATTTAAGTTTCTCTGCTCAGGATCATTATAGTCGTTCATATTAAAAGGATATTGCTCTGGCTTATTAGTAGGATAACTTTGATCATTCAGATAATATTTCCCATCCCTATAAGAAATAAAGTTTCCTGTGTGGTTAGTAACTATATCTTGAATAACATAAATTCCTCTTTTATGGGCTTCTTCTACAAATTTTTTATATAATTCAATATCTCCAAAATGTTCATCGACATTCTTAAAATCTCTAGCCCAATAACCATGATATCCACCATAGTCAACAAGACCATCCCACCATTGATTTGCAACTGGGGGAGTAACCCAAATAGCAGTGACACCTAACTCAGCAATATAATCTAATTGATTGATTAAACCTTGTATGTCCCCACCATTATATTTCGAATTAACATAACCACTATCAATTCCTGATTCAGTAAGTACGTCATTCGAAGTATCTCCATTTGCAAATCTATCGATCATTATAAAGTAAATGATTTGATCTTCCCATACTGGAGAGACAGTAGATGAAAATCCTAATATAACTATAACAATGGACCAAAACATAAAAACTAAAAATTTCTTCACTTTAACTCCTCCTTTGCATAATAGTATGCCGCCTTTAAAAACTCAAAAATATAGATTTATAAATGCTCCAAAATTGAAATTTTTCAACAATCCTTCTCGACTATAATCCTTACCTATCTTAAAAATTCAAAAATTCTTATTATAATATATATGTTTTAGATTTAATTATTTACAAAATACCTTACTACTTCTAAACTTCACTAACTCTTAATTTCTTTAAATTTTTAGTACTTGTACTAAGAAGAGATGAGGGCTCCGCCCTGGATATAGATATTTCCTTCTTGCTAAATAAAACTATGAATAAAAGGGCAGAAAATTTTGCTAGCTTGGTCAGAATCATTAGTATATTTTTGAGTTCCTTAATTAATAATAGTGGTAACCTTTCCAATATTATACCATTTATCATTTGGTTTTTAAATATTTTTAAAAGAAATCAGCACTAAAAATAAAGGGCCCGTACGTACGGGCCCTTTATTTTTATAACTTTTAATTATGCTCTTTCTATATATTCGCCTGTTCGAGTATCTACCTTAATTCTTTCTCCACGTTCTACAAAAAATGGTACTGTAGTTTTAAGACCTGTTTCTAAAATTGCAGGTTTACCTCCACCAGAAACAGTGTTTCCTTTAAAATTGGGTTCTGTTTCAACCACGGTTAATTCTACGACAACTGGCAATTCTACTGAAACTGGCACTCCTTCATGAAAGACTAAGTCAACTTCAAGATTCTCTATAAGATAAAATTTTACATCCTCTATCTCTTCTTTTGGTAATGCAAACTGTTCATAATCATCTAAAGTCATAAAATAATAATGATCACCATCATTGTATAAATACTGAGCTTTTTGAAAAGATATGTCAGCTTCCTCTACTTTTTCACCACTGGGAAAAGTAACTTCTTTTATAAGGCCTGTCTTAACATCCTTTAAGCGTGTTCTAATAAGTCCACTACCTCTTCCCATGAAATGCTTATTAGCCTCTATAACTTTGTAAATACTACCTTGATAAAGTATATAATGTCCTCTTCTTAAATCTCCTACATCTAACATTTATGTTCCTCCTTTAACTTTTTTCCACAAAAAACCTAAGAAATGTTACCATTTTAAATAAAAATAATGAGAGAGAATACAATTACTTCCCTCACCAAAAAATATTAATTTGTGAATTCAATCAAATTTATCAATTTTTTATTAAAGGCAAATAACATTAACCTACTATTTGTTTAAGTTTCTGTTCTATATATATTATATCATCTCTTTCAACAAATACACATACTTAGTTAACATAAAATTTACTTGCATTTGAATAATTTCTGTATTATAATTTCTTCAGCAACACAAACCGAAAGTCACAATGGGTGGCTCGGTAGAAATTTGGAGGATACAAAGTGAAAGGTAAAGTTAAGTGGTTTGATTCCAAAAAGGGTTATGGTTTTATCACAGGTGAAGATGGGAATGACGTATTTGTTCATTTCTCCGCTATTCAGATGGATGGATACAAAAAGTTAGAAGAGGACCAAGACGTAGAATTCGAGGTAGTTAAAGGCGATAAAGGTCCACAAGCTTCTAAAGTTAGACCTTTATAATAACGACCATAATCTGAAAAAACCTAAATAAAAGGCAAAAGGGAGCGTTAATACGCTCCCTTTTTTTATTCTTTTACTATGTTAACCCCTGAACTCGTTCCTATTCTGTCTGCACCTGCATTAATCATTTTCATAGCGGTTTCTAAATCTCTTATTCCACCAGAAGCTTTTACTTTTATGTTTGGACCAGCTACAAACTTCATTAAAGCCACATCTTCTGCCTTTGCCCCATCTGTTCCAAACCCTGTAGAGGTTTTCACAAAATCAACATTCGCCAATTTGGAAATAACTACACTTGCTATCTTTTCTTCTTTTGTGAGATAACAAGTTTCAATTATTACTTTCAAAACTTTTCCGGACTTATGAACTATATTAGCAATTGAAGAAATTTCATCATATACATAGTCAAATTCACCAGCTTTTAGTCTCCCTATATTTAAGACCATATCTAATTCGTCTGCACCGTTATTTATCGCATCTTGAACCTCAAATTTTTTTGTATCTATCGTATTTGCACCTAAAGGAAAACCAATTACAGTAGCTACTTTGACCGTAGAACCTTTAACTCTATCTTTTGCCAAAGAAACATAAGTCGGATTAACACAAACGGCACAAAATTCATTTTCTACGGCTTCAATACATAGTTTATCAATTTCTTTAGAAGTCGCATAAGCCTTTAATAACGTGTGGTCTATATACTTTGCAAGTTCTTTTGGAGACAAACATACTTCTTGAGGTTTAAAAACAAAAGACTCTCTGACTTTTTTTATCTCATTTTCTATCAAGTGATTCAATTTTTGTATTTCCATTTCTCTTACTCCTTTTTAGTAAATTTATTAAACGAATAACAAGAAGCTCTTTTAGTCAGCCTGTTAAGCATATAAGAATATTTTTACTAAAATGTAGTACTAATTGTTGTATTTAAATATTATTAATGGTACAATATATAGTATTAGTTTATTTCTATTTTTAATCTTTGTATCCTTATTTTATCAGATATAGTTTAAATTTACAAAAAAATAGGCATAAACATGTCAATTACCCACCGCCCCTAGAGGCGGGGGCTTGAAGAAATACAAGCTCGGTTGATTAGCCTATGTCATTAGTTTTTGCTAATGATTAGTTATAGCAGAATATATAGTCACCGTGGGATGCTCCACAAGTCCCATGCTCTGAGGGTAATGGTTAAACATCTCTGAGGGGTAGGAGAAGTGCTGTTACCATTAAACCTGCTATAACATTGGCGATGTGGACCTACAGGCTTCGGCCTGACTTACCTTGATGGAGGTAAATTGTATGGAATGAAGCCTGTTCAAAAACCATTAAAGGACGCAACATTTATGTCTACTATAAGATGGAAATTGGTCAATGCGCTGATGTGTGACTACACTTACGGTTATATTACAAAATCCAAAAGAGTAAGTCTTGGTTTGGAAAAGACACATTATAACGATGCATTTTGCATAGCAGGTGGAATTAATCAACAGAGAATAGAACCTATCTATTTTGAGCAAATTAGGAGAAACAATCGTTCACTCGAAAAGTTCTATGATGCAAAATATGTTGATATAAGAGATAAGTCTATTAAAACAGGACAAGAGCTTTTCTGTGGTAGAAGGACACGGAACAAAAACTTAAATGAAGAAAATCTTCATAAGTATCGTGGAGCTAAAAAATCAAAAGGCAGAAGAAATATTCGTAAGCAAAGATACGCTTATCAGCCTAAAGATATCGTTATCTTTGAGAGCAAAAAATATTCAGTTCAAGGTGTACAGAACAAAGGTAAATATATTAAGCTAATGGAAATGTCTAAGCCAGTTAAAACAGATTTAGTTAAGCCCTATATGTTTAGGAAAGGATTTAGTATGTTTTATAACTGCAATTCATCACCCACTTACAGAAGTGGGAGTCTTCTTGCAGGAAAATGATAAATTTTTGGAGGGAAAATAATGGATTTGATTTATGATTACATTAACAACAAAGATTGGAAAGTTAGGGAAAACTCAAACATGCAATATTCACTTCAAGGTTTAAACAATCATATTCACCAAGAAATCACTAAACAGTTTTGGCTTGATGAAATATATTCAAAACAAAACAAGAAAATTAGCGAACTTCATAATAATGGATTTATTCACATCCATGACTTAGGAGCATTGTCTACTTATTGTGTGGGTTGGGATTTAGAAGAATTATTAAGAAAAGGATTTCATGGAGTTTCTGGTAAGATTGCCGCAGGTCCTGCAAAACATTTTAGAACTGCACTAGGTCAAGCTGTTAATTTTTTATACACAATGCAAGGAGAAGCTGCAGGAGCAATAGCCTTCTCAAATTTTGATACCCTTTTGGCACCTTTTGTTAGATATGATAATTTAAGTTATCAGCAGGTCAAGCAAGCAATGCAAGAATTCATATTTAATATGAATGTTCCTACGCGTGTAGGCTTTCAATCTCCTTTTAGTAATATCACGCTTGATCTTACTCCCCCTTCTAATTATAAAGATAAAAAGGTAATTATAGGAGGAAAAGAAAAAGATGAAAGATACGCAGAATTTCAAAAAGAGATGAATATGATAAATAGAGCTTTTATCGAAATAATGATTAATGGAGATTATGATGGAAGGCCTTTTTCATTTCCTATTCCCACATATAATATCACTAAAGAGTTTGATTGGAATAGCCAAATTGCAGAAGATATTTTAAGGTTAACCATAAAATATGGATCTCCATATTTTGCAAACTACATAAATTCAGACATGAATCCAGAAGATGCCAGATCGATGTGTTGCAGATTGAAACTTGATAACAAAAAGGTTTTGAAACACATGAAAGATCTTTCTTTCGGTTTTATTAATGAAAACAAAGAAGAAATTGAACTTAAGAGACGTGGGGGACTATTTAATTCAAACCCCTTAACTGGTTCTATAGGAGTAGTAACTATAAATATTCCAAGATTAATGTATTTATCTAAACAAAACATGCAATCCTTTTATGAACTTTTAGAAGAAGTTATGGAAGTCGTTAAAGATAGTTTAGAAATAAAAAGGAAGTATCTGGAAAAATGGACTTCTCAATGTTTGTATCCTTATACAAAGGTATATCTGAACAGTGTGTATGAATTAACTGGTCAATATTGGGCTAATCACTTTTCAACTGTAGGTTTCGTTGGAATGCATGAAGGTCTACTAAATTTTGGAATAGAAAATGGTATTTGCAGTAAAGAAGGTAAAAAGATTACACAAGATATTATGGATTACATGCTTGACAAACTGAATTTATTTACTAAAGAGACTGGCAACCTATATAATTTAGAGGCTTCTCCCGCTGAAGGGGCTACCTATAGACTGGCTAAGATTGATAAAAGTACATTTGGAGATAGTATAAAACAAGCAGGGACTAATGAAAGACCTTATTATACAAATTCTGTTCATCCACCAGTAAATTATTTTGAAGATCCATTTGATTTGTTAGAACACCAAGAAAACCTACAAAACAAATGGAGTGGAGGCACTGTTATACATATATTTGTTGGAGAAAAGATAACAGATACTGAAGTATTAAAAGAATTTATTAAGTTTGCATTTGAACATTATTCCTTACCATATATGAGCATTACACCAACATTTTCAATTTGCCATGAACATGGATATATCGCTGGAGAACATTTCAAATGTCCTGATTGCAGAAAAGATACAGAAGTATATTCGAGAGTAGTAGGATACTATAGACCTATTCAAAACTGGAATGATGGTAAGCAGCAAGAATATAAAGAAAGAATTCAATTTAATCTAAATAAAAATTCATTTTATTAATTTTTAGTAATGAAGGAAATTATGTTGAAAGCATTCTTGAAATTAAAGATATTTTTAAATAAGTTTATGAACTTTAAAAATACCGGTTTTTAAAAAAACTTTTGAATTTATAACGGGTCTAGGGCAGCGCCCTCACCCACCTCAGTACAAGTACCAAATTTTAAAGAAATTAAGAGTTAATAAAGATTAGAAGTTGGTAGATATTTTGTAAAAATAATCAAATCCGAAACATAAATATAATAGTAGGTATATTGCTTATATAAGTGAGGATGATAAAAATTAATTTTGCAGGTATTAGAACGTTCAGCTTTGTTGATTATCCTAAAAAAATCTGTGCTGTTGTTTACACTCCAGGTTGCAATTTTAAATGTCCATGGTGCCATAATTGGAAGATAGCCTACACCAAAAATTATTCATCAATGGAAGAAATTCATGTTTTGAATAAACTAATATATCTAAAGAAAAGAATCTCTGCAGTATGTATTACAGGCGGAGAACCTACAATTCATAGTTATTTACCTAAATTTATTCAAAAACTGAAGCACCTTCGTTATTCAGTAAAACTGGATACTAACGGAACAAACCCAGAAATGGTAAAATGTCTGATTGAGAATAATATGATTGACTATATAGCATTAGACATTAAAGCAAAACCGGAAAATTACTCTAAACTTATTGGAAAAAACGATTATCTTTTTTTCAAAATATCTAGAACCATCGATATTCTCAGAAACTCGACAATTGATTATGAATTCAGAATGACTTTTGTCCCAGGCCTTTCAAATGAAGAAGACATAAACTTTTTTGAAAATTTTTTGAAAGATGAAGAAAAGGGCTATATAACAATTGCCAATTCTACTGAATTATTTCAAGTTAAAAGGCAATATAGCGATTTTAATATCAATAAATTAATCCTCAGATAAAAAATACTAAAGTTTTAAAAAAAGATGATATAATTAAGGTATACAAACAAATATAAGATAGTTTTTAAGGTGATAAAATATGGATATTAAAGAAAAATTAGATATACTCTCATCATCAGCCAAATTTGATGTAGATACCGAACCTTCAATCATTGATACTGTAACTAATTTAGAAAATGACAATATGCCTGGGTCTATATACTATAGCAAGACTTCAAATGGCGAATGCATGCCTTTGTTGAAAGTTCTTTTTTCTAATTCATGTATCTATGATTGTGCCTATTGTATTAACAGACGAAGTAACAATATCCCTAGGGCAACATTTAAAATGGATGAATTGATAAACTTGACTCTGAATTTATACAAAAGAAAGTTAATAAGAGGATTATTCCTAAGTTCTGCAGTTTTTGGTTCTCCAAACACTACAATGAATACACTTTATTTAACTGCTAAGAAACTAAGGGAAGAACATAATTTCCCTGGATATATTCATCTTAAAATCATTCCTGGCGCTGATTTAGAATTAATCAAACAAGCTGGATTTTATGCAGATAGAATGAGCGTCAATTTAGAATTGCCTTCAGAAAAAAGCCTCTCTTATTTAGCCCCTGATAAAAATAAAAGTGCTATTTTATCTCCAATGAATTATGTAGGGAAACATTATCAAGAATGGATGGACCAAAAGAACAAATACAAATATAGCCCGACTTTTATTCCATCAGGACAATCAACTCAACTGGTAATTGGGGCTTCTCCAGAAAGTGATTTTCATATTATCAAACTTGTTGAAAAGCTATATTTAAACTTTCATTTGACTCGTGTATATTATTCGGCTTTTCAAAGGGTAAATCAAGATTATCGTTTACCAAATATTAAAAATCCTCCTGTTACAAGAAAGCTTAGATTATATCAAGCAGATTGGTTAATGAGATATTATGGTTTCTCCTCAAATGAAATATTGAATGAAGAAGAACAATTTTTAGATGACACGTTGGATCCTAAAACCAAATGGGCCTTGAGAAATTATCAAATGTTTCCCGTTGAAATAAACTCTGCACCTTATGAACTTTTAATAAAGGTACCTGGAATAGGTCTTAAATCTGCCAAAAAAATTATTTCTTACAGAAAAAAATATTTTCTTAACTTTGAAAATCTCAAAAACATTGGTGTAGCTTTAAAAAGAGCAAGGTTTTTTATAACTTGCAATGGAAAGTACTATGGAAAAATATACAATAATCCTGATATAGTAAGATCGTTGCTTACTAATAATAAGCAAAAGAATAATTCTCAGTTATCTCTTTTTGAGATTTAAATATTGTTAATAATTCAATATTTTAAATCTATAAAC is a window of Defluviitoga tunisiensis DNA encoding:
- a CDS encoding alpha-amylase family glycosyl hydrolase, whose amino-acid sequence is MKKFLVFMFWSIVIVILGFSSTVSPVWEDQIIYFIMIDRFANGDTSNDVLTESGIDSGYVNSKYNGGDIQGLINQLDYIAELGVTAIWVTPPVANQWWDGLVDYGGYHGYWARDFKNVDEHFGDIELYKKFVEEAHKRGIYVIQDIVTNHTGNFISYRDGKYYLNDQSYPTNKPEQYPFNMNDYNDPEQRNLNIYHWPSEVKEPNRYNTEFSDLDDLNTENPIVIEALKDSYSFWIKEADVDGFRIDTAIYVEPEFWPEFLEGEKGIFEVASELGKNDFLTYGEAWLNPMPFSNDAEKEIEQFFNWGFNSMLDFPLHTDIKRVFKEGKPTSYIKYRLEQREIMYSNPARMVTFVDNHDMDRFLKASDINSLKQALSLIFTIPGIPTIYYGTEQNFIETRATMFANGFASGGQDHYDINTPTFQFIKELSELRKNTPTFKHGKIEVLFSDDLGPGPLVYKIFDDSKMYIVMMNTSSNKKHATGMDFNIEDGSVLRPLVVNNMVNKEIVYSNPYNILLNAKSLGIFEVTDQKEEVAKSGISVEINNLSENNTFTDNFVLTGTASGAKSVRIIVDGEEKEYAKIDLKQGINEPWEVTINISDFTPGTHKIIAKAYGKTPMIVEYSKEYTVNFDIPMISLKVVEDPKGDDKGPYGTYFYPKDSTFSSQMDIRKVELVQIGTMLRMIITMDTVTDSWTPANGFDHVTFQIFFDDPSKPGIIELPLQNATMPDGYDWNYGMWATGWGIYLYSANNASAEKFGDPVTPSPEAQVNKKENTITFFIPLSVLETNDLSGWNIYITTYDYDGIEGVLRPLTPEGGQWAFGGGKTTDPKIIDDLFIKIDR
- the efp gene encoding elongation factor P, translated to MLDVGDLRRGHYILYQGSIYKVIEANKHFMGRGSGLIRTRLKDVKTGLIKEVTFPSGEKVEEADISFQKAQYLYNDGDHYYFMTLDDYEQFALPKEEIEDVKFYLIENLEVDLVFHEGVPVSVELPVVVELTVVETEPNFKGNTVSGGGKPAILETGLKTTVPFFVERGERIKVDTRTGEYIERA
- a CDS encoding cold shock domain-containing protein; translated protein: MKGKVKWFDSKKGYGFITGEDGNDVFVHFSAIQMDGYKKLEEDQDVEFEVVKGDKGPQASKVRPL
- the deoC gene encoding deoxyribose-phosphate aldolase gives rise to the protein MEIQKLNHLIENEIKKVRESFVFKPQEVCLSPKELAKYIDHTLLKAYATSKEIDKLCIEAVENEFCAVCVNPTYVSLAKDRVKGSTVKVATVIGFPLGANTIDTKKFEVQDAINNGADELDMVLNIGRLKAGEFDYVYDEISSIANIVHKSGKVLKVIIETCYLTKEEKIASVVISKLANVDFVKTSTGFGTDGAKAEDVALMKFVAGPNIKVKASGGIRDLETAMKMINAGADRIGTSSGVNIVKE
- a CDS encoding ribonucleoside triphosphate reductase, with protein sequence MDLIYDYINNKDWKVRENSNMQYSLQGLNNHIHQEITKQFWLDEIYSKQNKKISELHNNGFIHIHDLGALSTYCVGWDLEELLRKGFHGVSGKIAAGPAKHFRTALGQAVNFLYTMQGEAAGAIAFSNFDTLLAPFVRYDNLSYQQVKQAMQEFIFNMNVPTRVGFQSPFSNITLDLTPPSNYKDKKVIIGGKEKDERYAEFQKEMNMINRAFIEIMINGDYDGRPFSFPIPTYNITKEFDWNSQIAEDILRLTIKYGSPYFANYINSDMNPEDARSMCCRLKLDNKKVLKHMKDLSFGFINENKEEIELKRRGGLFNSNPLTGSIGVVTINIPRLMYLSKQNMQSFYELLEEVMEVVKDSLEIKRKYLEKWTSQCLYPYTKVYLNSVYELTGQYWANHFSTVGFVGMHEGLLNFGIENGICSKEGKKITQDIMDYMLDKLNLFTKETGNLYNLEASPAEGATYRLAKIDKSTFGDSIKQAGTNERPYYTNSVHPPVNYFEDPFDLLEHQENLQNKWSGGTVIHIFVGEKITDTEVLKEFIKFAFEHYSLPYMSITPTFSICHEHGYIAGEHFKCPDCRKDTEVYSRVVGYYRPIQNWNDGKQQEYKERIQFNLNKNSFY
- a CDS encoding anaerobic ribonucleoside-triphosphate reductase activating protein, producing the protein MIKINFAGIRTFSFVDYPKKICAVVYTPGCNFKCPWCHNWKIAYTKNYSSMEEIHVLNKLIYLKKRISAVCITGGEPTIHSYLPKFIQKLKHLRYSVKLDTNGTNPEMVKCLIENNMIDYIALDIKAKPENYSKLIGKNDYLFFKISRTIDILRNSTIDYEFRMTFVPGLSNEEDINFFENFLKDEEKGYITIANSTELFQVKRQYSDFNINKLILR
- a CDS encoding putative DNA modification/repair radical SAM protein yields the protein MDIKEKLDILSSSAKFDVDTEPSIIDTVTNLENDNMPGSIYYSKTSNGECMPLLKVLFSNSCIYDCAYCINRRSNNIPRATFKMDELINLTLNLYKRKLIRGLFLSSAVFGSPNTTMNTLYLTAKKLREEHNFPGYIHLKIIPGADLELIKQAGFYADRMSVNLELPSEKSLSYLAPDKNKSAILSPMNYVGKHYQEWMDQKNKYKYSPTFIPSGQSTQLVIGASPESDFHIIKLVEKLYLNFHLTRVYYSAFQRVNQDYRLPNIKNPPVTRKLRLYQADWLMRYYGFSSNEILNEEEQFLDDTLDPKTKWALRNYQMFPVEINSAPYELLIKVPGIGLKSAKKIISYRKKYFLNFENLKNIGVALKRARFFITCNGKYYGKIYNNPDIVRSLLTNNKQKNNSQLSLFEI